One genomic window of Sphingomonas sp. C3-2 includes the following:
- a CDS encoding flavin reductase family protein, with protein MSDSYFYEPAKGHGLPHDPFNAIVAPRPIGWVSTLSLAGVPNLAPYSFFNAFNYRPPIIGFSSTSWKDSVANIEATGAFVWNLATRPLAEQVNLSSAPVPAEVDEFALTGLTPVPSTVIDVPRVGESPVSFECRLSEIVRLKAHDGAAIDAWLVLGEVVGVHIAEELLENGIYQTARARPIMRAGGPTSYFEISPENEFHMSRPQAPAT; from the coding sequence ATGTCCGACAGCTATTTCTACGAACCCGCCAAGGGCCACGGCCTGCCCCATGATCCGTTCAACGCGATCGTGGCACCGCGCCCGATCGGCTGGGTTTCCACCCTCTCTTTAGCGGGCGTCCCCAATCTTGCGCCCTACAGCTTTTTCAACGCGTTCAACTATCGGCCGCCGATCATCGGCTTTTCCTCGACCAGCTGGAAGGACAGCGTCGCCAATATCGAGGCGACGGGCGCGTTCGTATGGAACCTTGCCACCCGGCCGCTCGCCGAACAGGTGAATTTGAGCAGCGCGCCGGTGCCCGCAGAGGTCGACGAATTCGCGCTGACCGGGCTTACCCCGGTGCCAAGCACCGTGATCGACGTGCCGCGTGTTGGCGAAAGCCCGGTCTCGTTCGAATGCCGGTTGAGCGAGATCGTGCGCCTAAAGGCGCATGACGGCGCGGCGATCGACGCCTGGCTGGTGCTGGGCGAAGTGGTGGGGGTGCATATCGCCGAGGAGCTGCTGGAAAACGGCATCTACCAGACGGCGCGCGCGCGGCCGATCATGCGCGCGGGCGGGCCGACCAGCTATTTCGAGATTTCGCCCGAGAATGAATTTCACATGAGCCGGCCGCAGGCGCCCGCGACCTGA
- a CDS encoding penicillin-binding protein 1A yields the protein MTEAAPENFSYKIKREASGLLAAIRPWWERRWVRILTYLAAAGAAGILLITLIFGHNLPSAQTLLSYEPPLPTTVRAYDGTPIHSYARERRVQLSFDDYPRQLINAYLAAEDRTFFDHGGLDYPGIAGAVFDYVTKFGSGRRAKGGSTITQQVAKNLLLTNEYSVTRKVKEAILARRIESVLTKEQILELYLNQIPLGRNSFGVQAASRAYFDKDVDQLALPEMAFLAILPKAPETYGRAKNADKAVARRNFVLSEMHRNGFISESDMRTAQAAPLGLKATVGRQFDPVGGYFIEEVRRELIDKFGESDEGGQNRNSVYAGGLWVRTSLDPAVQQYATEALRAGLLRYDRGKGWHGPIRTIEPGEGWRGNLAAANLSTDYDEWRIAAVLSKEGGSATIGFADGSTGTLPAGLATLPKRGTAQTAFQAMKPGDVIAVAPQGGNWGLRNIPEISGGLVVQNPHTGQVLAMQGGFDSRIQSYNRATQAERQPGSTFKPIAYAAALDSGMTPASIIVDAPFCVYQGARLGQKCFRNFGNMRGAGPQTMRWGVEQSRNLMTVRAASQTGMDKVVKTAAAMGVNAPGKPYPAVLAIALGAGDTTVLRLTNAYSILANNGKDLKPTLVDYVQDRHGKVIARADGRPCEGCNAKNWDGKAMPRPAMRRKQAIDAMTAYQMVHILEGVVQRGTATVLRDLKRPLFGKTGTSSGPTNVWFVGGSADMVAGVYMGFDQPRSMGGYAQGGTLAAPIFKQFAEKAMKDMAVVPFRAPPGIRMVRIDRRSGRKVFGTWPTDDPKAAVIWEAFKPESEPRRSIRRDEIGTDQKTKAAEAAARRVETGPSSDSEFLQSQDGIY from the coding sequence ATGACCGAAGCGGCGCCCGAGAATTTCAGCTACAAGATCAAACGGGAGGCCAGCGGGCTGCTGGCCGCAATCCGGCCATGGTGGGAACGCCGTTGGGTCCGGATACTCACCTATCTGGCGGCCGCAGGCGCCGCCGGAATCTTGCTCATTACGCTGATATTCGGGCATAATCTGCCATCGGCGCAGACGCTTTTGAGCTATGAGCCGCCGCTGCCGACAACGGTGCGCGCCTATGACGGCACCCCGATCCACAGCTATGCGCGCGAACGCCGCGTCCAGCTGAGCTTCGACGATTATCCGCGCCAGCTGATCAACGCCTATCTGGCCGCCGAAGACCGCACCTTCTTCGATCATGGCGGCCTCGACTATCCGGGCATTGCCGGCGCGGTGTTCGATTACGTCACCAAATTCGGATCGGGCCGCCGCGCCAAGGGCGGGTCGACGATCACCCAGCAGGTCGCCAAGAACCTGCTGCTGACGAACGAATATTCGGTGACGCGCAAGGTCAAGGAAGCAATCCTCGCGCGGCGGATCGAATCCGTGCTGACCAAAGAACAGATCCTCGAGCTTTATCTGAACCAGATCCCGCTCGGCCGGAACAGCTTTGGCGTGCAGGCGGCATCGCGCGCCTATTTCGACAAAGATGTCGATCAGCTGGCGCTGCCCGAAATGGCGTTCCTCGCGATCCTGCCCAAGGCGCCCGAAACCTATGGCCGCGCCAAAAATGCCGACAAGGCGGTCGCCCGCCGCAATTTCGTGCTGAGCGAAATGCACCGCAACGGCTTCATTTCCGAAAGCGACATGCGCACCGCGCAGGCCGCGCCGCTGGGGCTGAAGGCCACGGTCGGCCGCCAGTTCGACCCCGTGGGCGGTTATTTCATCGAGGAAGTCCGCCGCGAGCTGATCGACAAGTTCGGTGAAAGCGACGAAGGCGGCCAGAACCGCAACAGCGTCTATGCCGGCGGCCTGTGGGTGCGCACCTCGCTCGACCCTGCGGTTCAGCAATATGCGACCGAGGCGCTGCGCGCAGGGCTGCTCCGCTATGATCGCGGCAAGGGCTGGCACGGCCCCATCCGCACGATCGAGCCGGGTGAAGGCTGGCGCGGCAATCTGGCGGCGGCCAATTTGTCGACCGATTATGACGAATGGCGGATCGCCGCCGTGCTGTCGAAGGAAGGCGGCAGCGCGACGATCGGCTTTGCAGACGGCAGCACCGGCACACTTCCCGCCGGGCTCGCGACGCTGCCCAAGCGCGGCACGGCGCAGACCGCATTCCAGGCGATGAAGCCGGGCGATGTGATCGCCGTGGCGCCGCAGGGCGGCAACTGGGGCCTGCGCAACATTCCCGAAATTTCGGGAGGCCTGGTCGTCCAGAACCCGCATACCGGCCAGGTGCTGGCGATGCAGGGCGGGTTCGATTCGCGCATCCAGAGCTATAACCGCGCCACTCAGGCCGAACGCCAGCCGGGTTCGACCTTCAAGCCCATCGCCTATGCCGCAGCACTCGACAGCGGCATGACCCCCGCCTCGATCATCGTCGATGCCCCCTTCTGCGTCTATCAGGGCGCGCGGCTGGGCCAGAAATGCTTCCGCAACTTCGGCAATATGCGCGGCGCGGGACCCCAGACGATGCGCTGGGGCGTCGAGCAGTCACGCAACCTGATGACGGTGCGCGCGGCCTCGCAAACGGGCATGGACAAGGTGGTGAAGACGGCGGCGGCGATGGGCGTGAACGCGCCCGGCAAGCCTTATCCGGCCGTGCTCGCGATCGCGCTGGGCGCGGGCGACACGACGGTGCTGCGCCTCACCAACGCCTATTCGATCCTTGCCAATAACGGCAAGGACCTGAAACCGACGCTGGTCGATTACGTTCAGGACCGCCACGGCAAGGTGATCGCGCGCGCCGATGGCCGGCCGTGCGAAGGCTGCAACGCCAAAAACTGGGACGGCAAGGCAATGCCCCGCCCCGCGATGCGCCGCAAACAGGCGATCGACGCGATGACCGCCTATCAGATGGTCCACATCCTCGAGGGCGTCGTCCAGCGCGGCACCGCCACCGTCCTGCGCGATCTCAAGCGCCCGCTGTTCGGCAAGACCGGCACCTCGTCGGGCCCGACCAATGTGTGGTTCGTCGGCGGTTCGGCGGACATGGTGGCGGGCGTCTATATGGGTTTCGACCAGCCGCGCTCGATGGGCGGCTATGCGCAGGGCGGCACGCTCGCCGCGCCGATCTTCAAGCAGTTCGCCGAGAAGGCGATGAAGGACATGGCCGTCGTGCCGTTCCGCGCACCGCCGGGTATCCGCATGGTGCGGATCGACCGCCGTTCGGGGCGCAAGGTGTTCGGCACCTGGCCGACCGACGATCCCAAGGCCGCCGTGATCTGGGAAGCGTTCAAGCCTGAAAGCGAACCGCGCCGGTCTATCCGCCGCGACGAAATCGGCACCGATCAGAAGACGAAGGCCGCCGAGGCCGCCGCACGGCGCGTTGAAACCGGGCCGTCGAGCGACAGCGAGTTCTTGCAAAGTCAGGACGGTATTTACTAG
- a CDS encoding class I SAM-dependent methyltransferase — protein sequence MSTKAMRRTPRPLILLLATLALAGCKKAEEAPSFPAPDRPVAKIVSSRWSTEEARDRVNEAETVMDRVGVKPGMTIADIGAGEGYYTIRLASRVGDHGRVLAEDIVPEVRDKLAERVNRDALDNVSVRLGEPADPKLPENSFDRIFMVHMYHEVAQPYEFLWRMRPSLKAGGRVIVVDADRPTEKHGTPSALLRCEFAAVGYKLVESQPLPSVEGYIAQFEAVGPRPTPAKIRACRL from the coding sequence ATGTCGACTAAGGCCATGCGCCGCACGCCCCGCCCCCTGATCCTGCTCTTGGCCACGCTCGCGCTGGCCGGATGCAAAAAGGCCGAGGAAGCCCCCAGCTTCCCCGCGCCCGACCGGCCCGTGGCGAAGATCGTGTCCAGCCGCTGGTCGACCGAGGAAGCCCGCGACCGAGTGAACGAGGCCGAAACGGTGATGGACCGGGTGGGCGTGAAGCCGGGTATGACCATTGCCGATATCGGCGCGGGCGAAGGGTATTACACCATCCGCCTCGCCAGCCGGGTGGGCGATCATGGCCGCGTGCTGGCCGAGGACATCGTGCCCGAGGTGCGCGACAAACTGGCCGAGCGCGTCAACCGCGACGCGCTGGACAATGTGAGCGTGCGGCTGGGCGAACCCGCCGATCCGAAGCTGCCCGAAAACAGTTTCGACCGGATCTTCATGGTGCATATGTATCATGAGGTGGCGCAGCCCTATGAGTTTCTGTGGCGGATGCGTCCGTCGCTGAAGGCCGGCGGGCGGGTGATCGTGGTCGATGCCGACCGGCCGACCGAAAAGCACGGCACGCCCTCTGCGTTGCTGCGCTGTGAATTTGCGGCGGTGGGGTACAAGCTGGTGGAAAGCCAGCCGCTCCCCTCCGTCGAAGGCTATATCGCCCAGTTCGAAGCGGTGGGGCCCCGGCCCACACCGGCCAAGATCAGGGCCTGCAGATTATAA
- a CDS encoding phenol hydroxylase subunit P4 yields the protein MAVVSLEPGYTGEVRDRVENYHGNHLVYIHWEGHLNFCAAVTLPLAPDMPFSALTENALPGIYGRDPAWAAVDLGKARWMLDGADWTPQPDQSVSSQGVGHKSLIRFWTEEPVGRA from the coding sequence ATGGCTGTTGTCAGTCTTGAGCCCGGCTATACCGGCGAGGTCCGCGACCGGGTGGAAAATTACCACGGCAACCACCTCGTCTATATCCACTGGGAAGGGCATCTCAATTTCTGTGCGGCGGTCACGTTGCCGCTGGCGCCCGACATGCCCTTCAGCGCGCTCACCGAAAATGCGCTTCCCGGCATTTATGGGCGCGATCCCGCCTGGGCCGCTGTCGATCTCGGCAAGGCCCGCTGGATGCTCGACGGGGCCGATTGGACCCCGCAGCCCGATCAATCCGTCTCGTCACAAGGTGTCGGCCACAAATCGCTGATCCGCTTCTGGACCGAAGAACCGGTCGGACGCGCCTGA
- a CDS encoding transporter → MRKLAWAAALAAAMIPGTAFATENGGGAYPNGAEGLDIAALPPPGTYLLDYANYYGADRLNDGNGDKLVPDFSVDAFANVARIVHVTDKKFLGATVAMQAFVPIVDLKVSAAGARDHKFGLGDVIVNPLVLGWNKGNWHYVLTMDTYVPTGRYNKNDLANIGRNYWTFEPVAAVTYKNPKGGPEFSAKLMYDFNTKNKATDYRSGQEFHADFSASYNFNPLTVGVTGYYYKQTTADKQNGLRVGPDGFKGEAFALGPVVRTVLGKIPVTLQWQHEFMAHNRPQGDKLWIKTVFRF, encoded by the coding sequence ATGCGGAAATTGGCATGGGCGGCGGCACTGGCCGCGGCCATGATCCCGGGAACGGCGTTCGCCACCGAAAATGGCGGTGGGGCCTATCCCAATGGCGCCGAGGGGCTCGACATCGCGGCGCTGCCGCCGCCGGGCACCTATCTGCTCGATTACGCCAATTATTACGGCGCGGACCGGCTGAACGACGGCAATGGCGACAAGCTGGTGCCCGATTTCAGCGTCGACGCCTTCGCCAATGTCGCGCGCATCGTCCATGTCACCGACAAGAAGTTTTTGGGCGCGACCGTGGCGATGCAGGCCTTTGTCCCGATCGTCGACCTCAAGGTCAGCGCCGCCGGCGCGCGCGATCACAAATTCGGGTTGGGCGACGTGATCGTCAATCCGCTCGTCCTCGGCTGGAACAAGGGCAATTGGCATTATGTGCTGACGATGGACACCTATGTGCCCACCGGCCGCTACAACAAGAATGATCTCGCCAATATCGGACGCAATTACTGGACGTTCGAGCCGGTGGCCGCGGTTACCTACAAGAACCCCAAGGGCGGCCCCGAATTTTCGGCCAAGCTGATGTACGACTTCAATACCAAGAACAAGGCGACCGATTATCGTTCGGGCCAGGAATTCCACGCCGATTTCAGCGCGTCGTATAATTTCAATCCGCTGACGGTGGGCGTCACCGGCTATTATTACAAGCAGACGACCGCCGATAAGCAGAACGGGCTGCGTGTCGGGCCGGACGGGTTCAAGGGCGAAGCGTTCGCGCTGGGCCCCGTCGTCCGCACGGTGCTGGGCAAGATACCGGTCACGCTGCAATGGCAGCATGAATTCATGGCGCATAACCGCCCGCAGGGAGACAAGCTCTGGATCAAGACGGTTTTCCGCTTCTGA
- a CDS encoding MmoB/DmpM family protein encodes MSQQNVSITLQNTQDGFAIADAILADNPHAVRRDFPAMTKIDCPGRIDIRAESVSERIGRDWDPQEIHLTVISLSGSIDEEDDVFTIFWR; translated from the coding sequence ATGAGCCAGCAGAACGTCTCGATCACGCTGCAGAACACGCAGGACGGTTTTGCGATCGCCGACGCGATCCTTGCCGATAACCCGCACGCCGTGCGCCGCGATTTTCCGGCGATGACCAAGATCGATTGCCCCGGGCGCATCGATATCCGTGCCGAAAGCGTCTCCGAACGTATCGGCCGCGACTGGGACCCGCAGGAAATCCACCTCACCGTGATCAGCCTCTCGGGCTCGATCGACGAAGAAGACGATGTCTTCACCATCTTCTGGAGATAA
- a CDS encoding aromatic/alkene/methane monooxygenase hydroxylase/oxygenase subunit alpha, with product MTAKKLSLKQKYGHLTRGLDWDFSYQSPDAVFPYAKYEGIKIHDWDAWEDPFKLTMDAYWKFQAEKERKLYAVIDSMAQNNGQLGITDARYLNAVKIFIQGVTPLEYQAHRHFAHLARHLPGAGLRVAAQMQSIDELRHCQTQIHTISHYNKFFDGMHDFPHMHDRLWYLSVPKSFFDDATSAGPFEFLTAISFAFEYVLTNLLFVPFMSGAAFNGDMATVTFGFSAQSDESRHMTLGLEAVRFLLEQDEANVPIVQGWIDKWFWRGYRLLSLVGMMMDYMLPKKIMSWGEAWEIYYEEAGGALFADLARYGIREPKYADIAKAEKDHLTHQVWTIFYNYTQAAAVHTWDVDDQHMDWLAEKYPNSFNEVYRPRYLAWREQAAEGKRFYNDGLPQLCQVCQIPMAFTEVGQPDVISFRVSEYNGDRFHTCSDGCKDIFDHEPEKYVQAWLPVNQIFQGNCGGATLPEVLDWYHIQQGADNMDYAGSPEQAMWNEWMVGRRGAAEPASAPITAIAAE from the coding sequence ATGACCGCCAAGAAGCTCAGCCTGAAGCAGAAATACGGCCATCTGACGCGCGGCCTCGATTGGGATTTCTCCTATCAGTCGCCCGATGCGGTTTTCCCGTACGCCAAATATGAAGGCATCAAGATCCACGACTGGGATGCGTGGGAAGATCCGTTCAAGCTCACCATGGACGCCTATTGGAAGTTCCAGGCGGAAAAGGAGCGCAAGCTCTATGCCGTCATCGACTCGATGGCGCAGAATAACGGCCAGCTCGGCATCACCGATGCGCGCTATCTCAATGCGGTGAAAATCTTCATCCAGGGCGTGACGCCGCTGGAATATCAGGCGCACCGCCATTTTGCGCACCTGGCGCGCCATTTGCCCGGCGCGGGCCTGCGCGTCGCCGCGCAGATGCAGTCGATCGACGAACTGCGTCATTGCCAGACGCAGATCCACACGATCAGCCACTACAACAAGTTCTTCGACGGCATGCATGACTTCCCGCACATGCATGATCGTCTCTGGTATCTTTCGGTGCCCAAGTCCTTCTTCGACGATGCGACGAGTGCGGGACCGTTCGAATTCCTGACCGCGATCAGCTTTGCGTTCGAATATGTGCTGACCAACCTGCTCTTCGTGCCCTTCATGTCGGGCGCGGCGTTCAACGGCGACATGGCGACCGTCACCTTCGGCTTCTCGGCCCAGTCCGACGAAAGCCGCCACATGACGCTTGGCCTCGAAGCCGTCCGTTTCCTTCTGGAGCAGGACGAGGCGAACGTGCCGATCGTCCAGGGTTGGATCGACAAGTGGTTCTGGCGCGGATACCGGCTGCTCAGCCTGGTCGGCATGATGATGGATTACATGCTCCCCAAGAAAATCATGTCGTGGGGCGAGGCATGGGAAATCTATTATGAGGAAGCCGGCGGCGCGCTCTTCGCCGATCTCGCCCGCTATGGCATCCGCGAACCCAAATATGCCGATATCGCCAAGGCCGAGAAGGATCACCTGACCCATCAGGTCTGGACGATCTTCTACAACTATACGCAGGCTGCCGCCGTCCACACCTGGGATGTCGACGATCAGCATATGGACTGGCTGGCCGAGAAATATCCGAACAGCTTCAACGAGGTGTACCGTCCCCGCTATCTCGCCTGGCGCGAGCAGGCGGCCGAGGGCAAGCGCTTCTACAATGACGGGCTGCCCCAACTCTGCCAGGTCTGCCAGATCCCGATGGCGTTCACCGAGGTCGGTCAGCCCGACGTCATCAGCTTCCGCGTGTCGGAATATAATGGTGACCGGTTCCACACCTGTTCGGACGGCTGCAAGGACATCTTCGACCACGAACCCGAAAAATATGTCCAGGCCTGGCTGCCGGTGAACCAGATCTTCCAGGGCAATTGCGGCGGCGCGACGCTGCCCGAGGTGCTCGACTGGTATCACATCCAGCAGGGCGCGGATAACATGGATTATGCCGGCTCGCCCGAACAGGCGATGTGGAACGAATGGATGGTCGGCCGCCGCGGCGCCGCCGAGCCCGCATCCGCCCCCATCACCGCGATCGCCGCCGAATAA
- a CDS encoding 2Fe-2S iron-sulfur cluster binding domain-containing protein, which produces MSTLTIEPTGETIEVAEGQTLLDACLRNGIWLPHACGHGLCGTCKVEVLEGEVDHGSASPFALMDFERDEGKTLACSAFACGDVTIEADIDDDPDARRIAVADYVGTVSRLEMLTPDILGIWLDLGGAGIDFQAGQYVNVSVPGIEGSRPFSIASASAERNCIELHVRLVPDGRATPWLHQHLKLGDTLPFTGPLGRFYVRASAEKPLIFLAGGSGLSSPKSMILDLLEAGYDQPITLIHGGRRPHDLHFMEFFNELAERHDNLRYVPVISQPEEGDVWDGERGYVHEVAEKLFDGRFSGHQAYLCGPPPMIDAAITALMKGRLFERDIFMEKFLTAADGVATNKSPLFKKI; this is translated from the coding sequence ATGTCCACGCTCACCATCGAACCCACCGGCGAAACCATTGAAGTGGCCGAAGGCCAGACGCTGCTCGATGCCTGCCTGCGCAACGGCATCTGGTTGCCCCATGCCTGCGGGCACGGCCTGTGCGGCACTTGCAAGGTAGAGGTGCTCGAAGGTGAGGTGGACCATGGCAGCGCATCGCCCTTCGCGCTGATGGATTTCGAACGCGACGAGGGCAAGACGCTCGCCTGCAGCGCCTTTGCCTGCGGCGATGTGACGATCGAGGCGGATATCGACGACGATCCGGATGCGCGCCGGATCGCGGTGGCCGACTATGTCGGCACGGTCTCGCGCCTCGAAATGCTCACGCCCGATATCCTCGGCATCTGGCTCGACCTGGGGGGCGCGGGAATCGATTTCCAGGCCGGGCAGTATGTCAACGTCTCGGTTCCGGGGATTGAAGGCAGCCGGCCTTTCTCGATCGCCAGCGCCTCGGCCGAACGCAACTGCATCGAACTCCATGTCCGCCTTGTCCCCGATGGCCGCGCCACGCCGTGGTTGCACCAGCATCTGAAGCTGGGGGACACGCTGCCCTTCACCGGGCCACTCGGGCGCTTCTATGTCCGCGCTTCGGCGGAAAAGCCGCTCATCTTCCTGGCAGGCGGATCGGGGCTGTCGAGCCCGAAGAGCATGATTCTCGATCTGCTCGAGGCGGGCTATGACCAGCCGATCACGCTTATCCATGGCGGGCGGCGGCCGCATGATCTGCACTTCATGGAGTTCTTCAACGAACTGGCCGAACGCCACGACAATCTGCGCTATGTGCCCGTCATCTCGCAGCCCGAGGAAGGCGATGTCTGGGACGGCGAGCGTGGCTATGTCCACGAAGTCGCCGAAAAGCTCTTCGACGGGCGGTTCTCAGGCCATCAGGCTTATCTGTGCGGCCCGCCGCCGATGATCGACGCGGCGATCACCGCGCTCATGAAGGGGCGTCTGTTCGAACGCGATATCTTCATGGAGAAGTTCCTGACCGCGGCGGACGGTGTCGCCACGAACAAATCGCCGCTGTTCAAGAAGATCTGA
- a CDS encoding thymidylate synthase, translating to MARSEEQAVDAGHPEYQYLNLMRRILDKGDERMDRTGVGTRSVFGELLRFDLSDGSMPILTTKRVYWKTSVREMLWFLTGRTNIRELLQNNVRIWTDWPLDRFRKATGEAVTQEDFEARILADEAFAEQWGNLGPVYGKQWRRWLDAEGREHDQIATLIDTLKTNPASRRMLFHAWNVGELGQMALPPCHMVYQFHVTSDGRLNCLIFQRSCDLFLGAPFNFTGGAALLHMLAQQAGLTPGELVWVGGDVHLYLNHVDQVREQMARTPRPFPRMRLARKPDSIDAYRIEDFVVEGYDPHPAIHGDVAV from the coding sequence ATGGCGCGGTCCGAGGAACAGGCAGTGGACGCAGGGCACCCCGAATATCAATATCTGAACCTGATGCGCCGCATCCTCGACAAGGGCGATGAACGCATGGACCGCACCGGCGTCGGCACCAGATCGGTGTTCGGCGAACTGCTGCGTTTCGACCTGTCGGACGGCAGCATGCCGATCCTGACCACCAAGCGCGTCTATTGGAAAACCTCGGTGCGCGAGATGCTGTGGTTCCTGACCGGACGCACCAATATCCGCGAACTGCTGCAGAACAATGTCCGCATCTGGACCGACTGGCCGCTCGACCGGTTCCGCAAGGCCACCGGAGAGGCTGTGACGCAGGAGGATTTCGAGGCCCGCATCCTGGCGGACGAGGCCTTTGCCGAACAATGGGGCAATCTTGGCCCGGTTTACGGCAAGCAGTGGCGCCGCTGGCTCGATGCCGAGGGCCGCGAGCATGATCAGATCGCGACGCTGATCGACACGCTGAAGACCAATCCCGCCAGCCGCCGTATGCTGTTCCATGCGTGGAATGTCGGCGAGCTTGGCCAGATGGCGCTACCGCCCTGCCACATGGTCTATCAGTTCCATGTCACGTCCGACGGGCGACTGAATTGCCTCATTTTCCAGCGGTCGTGCGACCTGTTCCTGGGCGCGCCGTTCAACTTCACGGGCGGCGCGGCGCTGCTCCACATGCTGGCGCAGCAAGCCGGGCTCACCCCCGGCGAACTCGTCTGGGTGGGCGGCGACGTGCACCTCTACCTCAACCATGTCGATCAGGTGCGCGAGCAGATGGCGCGCACGCCCCGGCCCTTCCCGCGCATGCGCCTCGCCCGCAAGCCGGATTCGATCGACGCTTACCGGATCGAGGATTTCGTGGTGGAGGGCTATGATCCCCACCCCGCCATCCACGGCGACGTCGCGGTCTGA
- the prfB gene encoding peptide chain release factor 2: protein MRAEAQAYADKINDALALLRRFLDWDRALRRLDELNARVEDPTLWEDPKAAQDVMRERRRLDEAISATRAIERELADTAELMDMAEAEGDNDLVDEGVATLKALAERADQDKVKALLAGEADGNDTYLEIHAGAGGTESQDWASMLQRMYMRWAERRGMKVELIDYHAGEQAGIKSATLLIKGENAYGYAKTESGVHRLVRISPYDSSARRHTSFSSVWVYPVIDDNIDIEIVESDLKIDTYRASGAGGQHVNTTDSAVRITHVPSGIIVASQTQRSQHKNKAEAMSMLRARLYEAELQRREAEANAVHASKSDIGWGHQIRSYVLQPYQLVKDLRTGVTSTAPDDVLDGALDPFMAAALSQRVTGETVDVEDVD from the coding sequence ATGCGTGCGGAAGCGCAGGCCTATGCCGACAAGATCAACGATGCGCTCGCGCTGCTTCGCCGGTTCCTTGACTGGGACCGCGCACTGCGCCGGCTCGACGAGCTGAACGCGCGCGTCGAAGACCCCACTTTGTGGGAAGACCCCAAGGCCGCGCAGGATGTGATGCGCGAACGCCGCCGTCTGGACGAAGCAATCTCTGCCACGCGCGCGATCGAACGCGAGCTGGCCGACACAGCCGAACTGATGGACATGGCCGAGGCCGAGGGCGACAATGATCTGGTCGACGAAGGCGTCGCCACGCTCAAGGCGCTGGCCGAGCGCGCGGATCAGGACAAGGTGAAGGCGCTGTTGGCGGGCGAAGCCGACGGCAACGACACCTATCTCGAAATCCATGCCGGCGCCGGCGGCACCGAAAGCCAGGACTGGGCCTCGATGCTGCAGCGCATGTACATGCGCTGGGCCGAACGCCGTGGCATGAAGGTCGAGCTGATCGACTATCACGCGGGCGAACAGGCGGGCATCAAGTCGGCCACGCTGCTGATCAAGGGCGAGAACGCCTATGGCTATGCCAAGACCGAAAGCGGTGTCCACCGCCTCGTCCGCATCAGCCCCTATGACAGCTCGGCGCGCCGCCACACCAGCTTCTCGTCGGTCTGGGTCTATCCGGTGATCGACGACAATATAGATATCGAGATCGTCGAAAGCGACCTGAAGATCGATACCTACCGCGCATCGGGCGCGGGCGGGCAGCACGTCAACACGACCGATTCGGCGGTCCGCATCACGCACGTTCCCTCGGGCATCATCGTCGCGTCGCAGACCCAGCGCTCGCAGCACAAGAACAAGGCCGAGGCGATGAGCATGCTCCGCGCGCGCCTGTACGAAGCCGAACTGCAACGCCGCGAAGCCGAAGCCAACGCCGTCCACGCATCGAAGTCGGATATCGGCTGGGGCCACCAGATCCGTTCCTATGTCCTTCAGCCCTATCAGCTGGTGAAGGATCTGCGCACCGGCGTCACCTCGACCGCGCCCGACGATGTGCTCGACGGCGCGCTCGATCCGTTCATGGCCGCCGCGCTGTCGCAGCGCGTGACGGGTGAAACGGTCGATGTGGAGGATGTCGACTAA